Proteins from a genomic interval of Cupriavidus pauculus:
- a CDS encoding HlyD family secretion protein — protein sequence MNDRADPAAAPPQAAPAQDAPPPPPRDPSRKAVRGIVALIVLTLAWYLLADRLTPYTQQARVQAFVIPVASEVSGRVTRVYVRNNQNVAAGTVLFDVDPQHYRIALDRARADLESTRRQIGANTAGIDAARASLRAAQANELKARQDSERLERLYREDPGTVSVRRLEVARATHTQAVSQVAAARAEVERAREQQGGGDDDNAKLRSAAAAVEKAELDMANAQVRARTAGLVTDLRTEAGLYAAAGSPVMTLIAIHDVWISADMTENNLGHLAPGTPVGIVLDALPGRVLSGKVRSIGYGISAGQPAPPGGLPTVQNSRDWLRPAQRFPVIVDIDPGQLDTLRGIRVGGQAEVMAFPRDGNPLNLLGRAFLRVMSWMSYVY from the coding sequence ATGAACGATCGCGCCGATCCCGCCGCCGCGCCGCCGCAGGCAGCCCCTGCTCAGGACGCCCCGCCGCCCCCGCCGCGCGATCCGTCGCGCAAGGCCGTGCGCGGGATCGTCGCGCTGATCGTGCTGACCCTGGCGTGGTACCTGCTGGCCGACCGGCTGACGCCCTACACCCAGCAGGCGCGCGTGCAGGCGTTCGTGATTCCGGTGGCGTCCGAGGTATCGGGCCGCGTCACGCGTGTGTACGTGCGCAACAACCAGAACGTGGCGGCCGGCACGGTGCTGTTCGACGTCGATCCGCAGCACTACCGGATCGCGCTGGACCGCGCCCGCGCGGACCTGGAATCGACGCGGCGGCAGATTGGCGCCAACACGGCCGGCATCGATGCGGCGCGGGCGTCGCTGCGCGCGGCGCAGGCCAACGAGCTCAAGGCGCGGCAGGACAGCGAGCGGCTGGAGCGGCTGTATCGCGAGGACCCCGGCACGGTGTCGGTGCGGCGGCTGGAGGTGGCGCGTGCCACGCATACGCAGGCCGTGAGCCAGGTGGCGGCGGCGCGTGCCGAGGTGGAACGCGCGCGCGAGCAGCAGGGCGGCGGCGACGACGACAACGCCAAGCTGCGCAGCGCCGCGGCGGCCGTGGAAAAAGCCGAGCTCGACATGGCCAACGCGCAGGTGCGCGCGCGCACGGCCGGGCTGGTCACCGACCTGCGCACCGAGGCCGGCCTGTACGCGGCGGCCGGCAGCCCGGTCATGACGCTGATCGCCATCCACGACGTGTGGATCAGCGCCGACATGACCGAAAACAACCTTGGCCACCTGGCGCCCGGTACGCCGGTCGGCATCGTGCTGGACGCGCTGCCCGGCCGGGTGCTGAGCGGCAAGGTGCGCAGCATCGGCTACGGCATCAGCGCCGGCCAGCCCGCGCCGCCGGGCGGGTTGCCCACCGTGCAGAACAGCCGCGACTGGCTGCGGCCCGCGCAGCGCTTTCCGGTCATCGTCGACATCGATCCCGGCCAGCTCGATACGCTGCGCGGCATCCGCGTGGGCGGGCAGGCCGAGGTGATGGCGTTTCCGCGCGATGGCAACCCGCTGAACCTGCTGGGCCGCGCGTTTCTGCGCGTGATGAGCTGGATGTCCTATGTCTACTGA
- a CDS encoding efflux transporter outer membrane subunit has product MAARAGAWLATAALLGACARVGPDFQPQPEAWSAGWRSDAIEQVSTQQAEPDLRQWWQVFGDPVLEALMAEADAGNADVKVAGLRVMEARAQLGMALAGRYPQMQQASAAALYVNSRQSGPTAQTSRLWEYSAGVDIGWELDFWGRFARAIESADAAYFAAQANREAVLVLLHAQVANTYFALRTAEARLRIARDNARLQHRSFEITERLFKGGESDELDFQQARTQYLGTLSSIPEFENQIAQARNALGVLLGRPPGPMPELADAGAREGVLPLIDRAVLQDVPASLLLRRPDIRAAEWRVAAQSAQIGVARADLYPSVSLIGSIGWSATSLPGTQNGLLLVGGPSVRWNIFDYGRIVNNVRVQDARLQQLIVDYQAAVRQAAREADDAASGLIRALQRERILGEAAVSAERSLSLANTVFREGYSDFQRVLDAQRALFAQQDGYLVNRGNAVNYLIALYKSLGGGWDTPVPLVDAGTRAQMRQRTNWGNLLDEVPSPP; this is encoded by the coding sequence GTGGCCGCGCGTGCCGGCGCCTGGCTGGCAACCGCCGCGCTGCTGGGTGCCTGCGCCCGCGTGGGCCCCGACTTCCAGCCACAGCCCGAGGCGTGGAGCGCCGGCTGGCGCAGCGACGCCATCGAGCAGGTCAGCACGCAGCAGGCCGAGCCGGACCTGCGGCAGTGGTGGCAGGTGTTCGGCGATCCGGTGCTGGAGGCGCTGATGGCCGAGGCCGATGCCGGCAACGCCGACGTCAAGGTGGCCGGGCTGCGCGTGATGGAGGCGCGCGCCCAGCTGGGCATGGCGCTGGCGGGCCGCTATCCGCAGATGCAGCAGGCCAGCGCCGCCGCGCTGTACGTGAACAGCCGCCAGTCGGGGCCCACGGCGCAGACCAGCCGGCTCTGGGAGTACAGCGCGGGCGTCGACATCGGCTGGGAACTTGACTTCTGGGGCCGCTTTGCGCGGGCCATCGAGTCGGCGGACGCCGCGTACTTCGCGGCCCAGGCCAACCGCGAGGCGGTGCTGGTGCTGCTGCACGCGCAGGTGGCCAACACCTACTTTGCGCTGCGCACGGCCGAGGCGCGGCTGCGCATCGCGCGGGACAACGCACGGCTGCAGCACCGCAGCTTCGAGATCACCGAGCGGCTGTTCAAGGGCGGCGAGAGCGACGAGCTCGATTTCCAGCAGGCCCGCACGCAGTACCTGGGCACGCTGAGCAGCATTCCGGAGTTCGAGAACCAGATTGCGCAGGCCCGCAACGCGCTTGGCGTGCTGCTGGGCCGTCCGCCGGGGCCCATGCCGGAACTGGCCGATGCCGGCGCGCGCGAGGGCGTGCTGCCGCTGATCGACCGCGCGGTGCTGCAGGACGTGCCGGCCAGCCTGCTGCTGCGCCGGCCCGACATCCGCGCCGCCGAATGGCGCGTGGCCGCGCAGTCAGCCCAGATTGGCGTGGCGCGGGCCGACCTGTATCCGTCGGTGTCGCTGATCGGCAGCATCGGCTGGTCGGCCACGTCGCTGCCCGGCACGCAGAACGGCCTGCTGCTGGTGGGCGGCCCCAGCGTGCGCTGGAACATCTTCGACTACGGCCGCATCGTCAACAACGTGCGCGTGCAGGACGCGCGGCTGCAGCAGTTGATCGTCGACTACCAGGCCGCAGTCCGGCAGGCGGCGCGCGAGGCCGACGACGCGGCCAGCGGGCTGATCCGGGCGCTGCAGCGCGAGCGGATACTGGGCGAGGCGGCGGTATCGGCCGAGCGTTCGCTGTCGCTGGCCAACACCGTGTTCCGCGAGGGCTATTCGGACTTCCAGCGCGTGCTGGACGCGCAGCGCGCGCTGTTCGCGCAGCAGGATGGCTACCTGGTCAATCGCGGCAACGCCGTGAACTACCTGATCGCGCTGTACAAGTCCCTGGGCGGCGGCTGGGACACGCCGGTGCCGCTGGTGGATGCCGGCACGCGCGCGCAGATGCGCCAGCGCACCAACTGGGGCAACTTGCTGGACGAGGTGCCGTCGCCGCCATGA